A region from the Silene latifolia isolate original U9 population chromosome 7, ASM4854445v1, whole genome shotgun sequence genome encodes:
- the LOC141590676 gene encoding protein LATERAL BRANCHING OXIDOREDUCTASE 1-like, with the protein MGEVIDTDFINPIETRPKLSKIEDDAIPIIDLSPIAYLDHVPVSVRDQKIDNLVAEIGSACEKWGFFQVVNHGVPFETVKNLENAAVKFFGQSKDEKRKVNHCGMNPMGYSDDEHTGHVKDWKQGFEFAVNEDALGLVLPHHLNSFQIRNRWPQYPPQLRDVAQDYATEMSKMVNKLLELIELSLGVRANRLTEFYKDPALFMRLSLYMACPNPDLVLGIGAHKDSAGLTVISEDDVGGLQVRRKSDGEWISVKAVSGAFIVNIGDTLQVWSNDKYESVEHRVILNPEKSRLSIASSFGPGFYVNVKPLEELVDEGNPARYKEFNFGTFRASILKGNITKPNNPQKIVHFRLCNN; encoded by the exons ATGGGAGAAGTAATTGACACAGACTTCATCAATCCCATTGAAACTCGACCCAAACTGTCTAAAATCGAGGACGATGCAATCCCGATAATCGACCTTTCACCAATTGCGTACCTTGACCACGTACCCGTAAGTGTACGCGACCAAAAAATAGATAACCTAGTCGCGGAAATAGGGAGCGCGTGTGAGAAATGGGGATTTTTCCAAGTTGTTAACCACGGGGTACCCTTTGAGACGGTAAAAAACCTTGAGAACGCAGCAGTGAAATTCTTCGGACAGTCGAAGGACGAAAAGAGGAAGGTTAATCATTGTGGAATGAACCCGATGGGGTATTCGGACGATGAGCATACCGGTCATGTAAAGGATTGGAAACAAGGGTTTGAATTTGCCGTGAATGAAGATGCTCTTGGTCTTGTTTTGCCTCATCATCTTAATTCTTTCCAAATTCGTAATCGTTGGCCGCAATACCCACCTCAACTGCG GGATGTGGCACAAGATTATGCTACGGAAATGTCGAAAATGGTTAATAAGCTTCTGGAGTTGATAGAACTAAGCCTTGGAGTGCGTGCAAATCGTTTGACAGAGTTCTATAAGGATCCCGCATTGTTTATGCGACTCAGTCTTTATATGGCATGCCCTAATCCTGATCTGGTACTTGGTATCGGGGCACACAAAGATTCCGCAGGTCTCACCGTCATTAGTGAAGACGACGTTGGCGGTCTACAAGTGAGGCGAAAGTCTGATGGCGAATGGATCTCCGTCAAAGCCGTCTCCGGGGCTTTTATTGTCAACATTGGTGACACTCTTCAG GTTTGGAGCAATGACAAGTATGAAAGTGTAGAGCATAGAGTGATCTTGAACCCTGAGAAGTCTAGGCTTTCTATTGCATCTAGCTTCGGCCCAGGATTTTACGTCAATGTCAAGCCTTTGGAGGAGTTAGTCGATGAAGGAAACCCTGCAAGATATAAAGAGTTTAATTTTGGAACATTTCGTGCGTCGATTCTCAAGGGAAATATCACAAAACCTAACAATCCGCAAAAGATTGTCCACTTCAGGCTttgtaataattaa